One genomic segment of Salmo trutta chromosome 8, fSalTru1.1, whole genome shotgun sequence includes these proteins:
- the LOC115198557 gene encoding transmembrane 4 L6 family member 4 isoform X1, with protein sequence MCTGKCSKVIAISLYVLSGVSIICNIIAFFPDWSTMYAKLDREENGARITDEVKYMGGVIGGGIMCLIPAIHIHLTSSIGCCANRCGMFLSIGFAAAGVVGALYSLATSALGLSNGPVCLFMETPTSVPGWGRPFLNNNGSYLGDSDLWTKCIEPKGVVEFNLGLFATLLVVASLELVLCGIQMVNGLFGCICGTCSGREEA encoded by the exons ATGTGTACAGGGAAGTGCTCTAAGGTCATTGCGATCTCGCTCTACGTCCTGTCGGGGGTCTCAATCATCTGTAACATCATTGCGTTCTTCCCCGACTGGTCGACGATGTACGCCAAGTTGGACAGAGAAGAAAATGGAGCCCGGATCACCGACGAGGTCAAATACATGGGAGGTGTCATCGGCGGAGGAATCATG tGCCTTATTCCAGCAATCCATATCCACCTGACTAGTAGCATTGGTTGCTGTGCCAACCGCTGTGGG ATGTTCCTGTCCATTGGGTTTGCTGCTGCTGGGGTTGTTGGAGCACTGTACAGTCTGGCTACATCTGCCCTGGGCCTGTCCAATGGACCTGTCTGCCTCTTTATGGAAACACCAACATCTGTTCCAGGGTGGGGGAGACCTTTCTTGAACAA CAACGGGAGTTACCTGGGCGACAGTGACCTGTGGACAAAGTGTATAGAGCCCAAAGGTGTTGTGGAGTTTAACCTTGGGTTGTTCGCCACGCTGTTGGTGGTGGCAAGTCTGGAGCTGGTGCTGTGTGGAATACAGATGGTCAACGGACTGTTCGGATGCATCTGTGGAACCTGCAGCGGCAGGGAG GAAGCGTGA
- the LOC115198557 gene encoding transmembrane 4 L6 family member 4 isoform X2 produces MCTGKCSKVIAISLYVLSGVSIICNIIAFFPDWSTMYAKLDREENGARITDEVKYMGGVIGGGIMCLIPAIHIHLTSSIGCCANRCGMFLSIGFAAAGVVGALYSLATSALGLSNGPVCLFMETPTSVPGWGRPFLNNNGSYLGDSDLWTKCIEPKGVVEFNLGLFATLLVVASLELVLCGIQMVNGLFGCICGTCSGRE; encoded by the exons ATGTGTACAGGGAAGTGCTCTAAGGTCATTGCGATCTCGCTCTACGTCCTGTCGGGGGTCTCAATCATCTGTAACATCATTGCGTTCTTCCCCGACTGGTCGACGATGTACGCCAAGTTGGACAGAGAAGAAAATGGAGCCCGGATCACCGACGAGGTCAAATACATGGGAGGTGTCATCGGCGGAGGAATCATG tGCCTTATTCCAGCAATCCATATCCACCTGACTAGTAGCATTGGTTGCTGTGCCAACCGCTGTGGG ATGTTCCTGTCCATTGGGTTTGCTGCTGCTGGGGTTGTTGGAGCACTGTACAGTCTGGCTACATCTGCCCTGGGCCTGTCCAATGGACCTGTCTGCCTCTTTATGGAAACACCAACATCTGTTCCAGGGTGGGGGAGACCTTTCTTGAACAA CAACGGGAGTTACCTGGGCGACAGTGACCTGTGGACAAAGTGTATAGAGCCCAAAGGTGTTGTGGAGTTTAACCTTGGGTTGTTCGCCACGCTGTTGGTGGTGGCAAGTCTGGAGCTGGTGCTGTGTGGAATACAGATGGTCAACGGACTGTTCGGATGCATCTGTGGAACCTGCAGCGGCAGGGAG TAG